From one Peredibacter starrii genomic stretch:
- a CDS encoding NifU family protein, translating into MITQIEKLFDQQIRPALAQHGGNVEVVDVDNNILFVKFYGGCQGCSSSKATLKGGIETLIKQNFPEISEVVDVTDHQEGTNPYM; encoded by the coding sequence ATGATTACACAAATTGAAAAACTCTTCGATCAGCAGATTCGTCCGGCACTCGCTCAACACGGCGGTAACGTTGAAGTTGTTGATGTCGATAACAATATCCTATTCGTTAAGTTCTACGGCGGTTGCCAGGGTTGCTCAAGTTCAAAGGCCACATTGAAAGGCGGGATTGAGACTTTGATTAAGCAGAACTTTCCCGAAATTTCGGAAGTTGTAGATGTGACGGATCACCAGGAAGGAACTAACCCTTACATGTAG
- a CDS encoding carbon-nitrogen hydrolase family protein, whose product MKIGVIQLQSVLDPAQNLKTIRKFLDEARANGAEAVFLPEVFYSMSDGTRPTPYLVEGKNEHYEAIRKLATDSGLYILGGSAATNVDGKIMNRSYNFSPDGTELMIYDKMNLFAVDLSKHPSNTVVNESKVYTNGNTPKLLPFKEFKIGLSICFDLRFPELFRSYSAQGANVLSISSAFTVPTGKAHWHTLVRARAIENQSYVIASAQWGQHNEKMSTFGHSLIIDPWGEILADAGEGEKIIFAEISLEKIEAVRARMNVLRNPKA is encoded by the coding sequence ATGAAGATCGGTGTTATTCAGCTTCAATCTGTCCTTGATCCGGCCCAGAATCTTAAAACTATTCGTAAGTTTTTAGATGAGGCACGTGCTAATGGAGCAGAAGCAGTATTTTTGCCGGAAGTTTTCTACTCCATGTCAGATGGTACAAGGCCAACTCCATACCTTGTAGAAGGTAAGAATGAGCACTATGAGGCCATTCGTAAACTTGCCACTGATTCAGGTCTTTATATCCTTGGCGGATCGGCCGCAACAAATGTTGATGGCAAGATCATGAATCGGTCTTATAACTTCTCGCCTGATGGCACTGAGCTCATGATCTACGATAAGATGAACCTTTTTGCGGTTGATCTATCAAAGCATCCAAGTAACACCGTTGTGAATGAATCAAAAGTTTACACCAACGGAAATACACCTAAGCTTCTTCCATTTAAAGAATTCAAAATCGGTCTATCGATTTGTTTTGATCTTCGTTTCCCGGAACTTTTCCGCTCTTATTCTGCACAAGGGGCGAACGTTCTTTCAATTTCATCGGCCTTCACTGTTCCAACAGGTAAAGCACACTGGCACACGCTGGTACGTGCTCGCGCGATTGAGAACCAATCATATGTGATTGCTTCTGCGCAATGGGGTCAGCACAATGAGAAGATGAGTACTTTTGGTCACTCGTTAATCATTGATCCATGGGGAGAAATTCTTGCGGACGCCGGAGAAGGCGAGAAGATTATCTTCGCTGAAATTAGCCTCGAAAAGATTGAAGCTGTAAGAGCGAGAATGAACGTATTACGTAATCCGAAGGCCTAA
- a CDS encoding lysylphosphatidylglycerol synthase transmembrane domain-containing protein, which produces MLKTLFINALKILVAAALIYWLINSGKLDFKLLAQLVNYPLAIVAAVVLSLLNFLLVSYRWETILRARSSVKIPLLGILQITWIGQFFSSVLPGSVSGDLVKILYVQKFDENFSKKFVFASILIDRVMGLSGLILLVGVSSLLFGRHILETAPAMGPLLSINYLLVMLVVLSLGTFFYFHNVVRLLLVKCQSIALKGIFEKLTALWDDLVMIKGHMLKAVALSVVVQFIAVLIFWSLIHPFVGGHMDFVQALAFIPIGLMTLALPVAPSGLGVGHAIFQKLFEFSGIQNGASLFNLYFVVTLVVNVLGVIPYILTKTKK; this is translated from the coding sequence ATGCTGAAAACACTTTTTATAAACGCACTTAAAATCCTCGTTGCGGCCGCTCTGATTTACTGGCTTATCAATTCCGGTAAATTAGATTTTAAGCTGTTAGCTCAACTGGTGAATTATCCTTTGGCGATTGTAGCTGCCGTGGTTTTATCACTGCTTAACTTCCTGCTAGTTTCATACCGCTGGGAAACTATTTTACGCGCACGTAGTTCAGTTAAAATTCCTCTTCTTGGTATTCTGCAAATCACCTGGATCGGACAATTTTTCAGTTCAGTTCTTCCAGGAAGCGTCAGTGGCGATTTAGTAAAAATTCTTTACGTACAAAAGTTTGACGAAAATTTTTCTAAGAAGTTTGTCTTCGCTTCAATCTTGATTGACCGAGTAATGGGTCTTTCTGGACTTATTCTACTGGTGGGTGTGAGCTCCCTATTGTTTGGACGTCACATTCTAGAAACAGCTCCGGCCATGGGTCCACTTCTGAGCATCAACTATCTCTTGGTGATGTTAGTGGTGCTCTCTCTTGGCACATTCTTCTACTTTCATAACGTCGTAAGACTTCTTCTGGTTAAATGCCAAAGCATTGCCTTAAAAGGCATTTTCGAAAAGCTTACTGCTCTCTGGGACGATCTCGTGATGATTAAAGGCCACATGCTTAAGGCAGTTGCCCTTTCAGTTGTCGTGCAATTTATTGCGGTTCTGATCTTCTGGTCTTTGATTCACCCGTTCGTGGGTGGACATATGGATTTCGTTCAGGCCCTGGCATTCATTCCGATTGGTCTGATGACTCTCGCCCTTCCAGTTGCCCCATCGGGCCTGGGTGTTGGTCACGCTATTTTCCAAAAACTCTTCGAGTTCTCAGGCATTCAAAACGGTGCTTCGCTTTTTAATTTATACTTTGTAGTGACGTTGGTCGTGAACGTGCTCGGAGTGATTCCTTACATACTCACAAAAACTAAGAAATAA
- the lepA gene encoding translation elongation factor 4, whose translation MDTSLIRNFSIIAHIDHGKSTLADRIIEMTKSITDREKTDRLLDNMDLEKERGITIKAQTVRLQYKAQDGKTYFFNLIDTPGHVDFTYEVSRSLASCEGALLIVDASQGIEAQTLANVYMALENNLEILPVINKIDLPHADPDKVKKEVEDVIGLDASNAPLVSGKSGLGVDGLLEEIVKIIPPPKGQVANPLQALIFDSWFDPYRGVVVLARIMEGNLKVKDKIHFKFSKQDYEVIKLAVHTPFYQEVNELGAGEVGMIICGIKTVRDVKVGDTIVHTDKKDVTPSLAGYKDVKPMVFCGIFPVDSEEYEVLKEALEKLALNDASFTYEPEVSQALGFGFRCGFLGLLHMDIIQTRLEREFNLALISTAPSCSYEVVTQNGDKVIVDNPAKLPDPSIIDTILEPTVKLSIHLPNEFVGKIIKLCEDRRGRQQAINYITEDRVQLIYILPLSEMMFDFYDQLKSLSKGYASMDYELHEYQESDMVKLDVLLNGDKVDALSVITHRSTSQQKGKDLTHRLLKVIDRQQFDIAIQAAIGAKVVARETVKALRKNVLAKCYGGDVSRKRKLLEKQKEGKKRMKMVGNVEIPQEAFLAVLKTEE comes from the coding sequence ATGGACACCAGTCTGATTCGAAATTTTTCTATTATTGCTCACATCGATCACGGGAAATCTACTCTCGCTGACCGAATCATTGAGATGACTAAATCGATTACTGATCGTGAGAAGACTGATCGCCTTCTGGATAACATGGATCTTGAAAAAGAACGTGGGATTACCATCAAAGCGCAAACAGTTCGTCTTCAATATAAAGCTCAAGATGGGAAAACGTATTTCTTCAACTTGATCGATACTCCGGGCCACGTGGACTTCACGTACGAAGTATCTCGTTCACTTGCTTCTTGTGAAGGCGCACTTCTGATCGTTGATGCCTCTCAAGGTATTGAAGCTCAAACACTTGCTAACGTATACATGGCGCTTGAGAATAATCTTGAAATCCTTCCTGTGATTAACAAGATCGATCTTCCTCACGCTGATCCGGATAAAGTAAAAAAAGAAGTTGAAGATGTTATTGGTCTCGATGCTTCGAACGCTCCACTAGTATCAGGTAAATCTGGTCTTGGTGTTGATGGACTTCTGGAAGAAATCGTAAAAATTATTCCACCTCCGAAAGGGCAGGTGGCAAATCCACTACAGGCCCTGATTTTCGATTCATGGTTTGACCCATACAGAGGTGTGGTGGTGCTTGCCCGTATCATGGAAGGAAATCTTAAAGTTAAAGATAAGATCCACTTCAAGTTCTCTAAGCAGGACTATGAAGTTATTAAGCTCGCGGTTCACACTCCATTCTATCAAGAAGTGAATGAACTAGGTGCGGGTGAAGTAGGGATGATTATCTGTGGTATCAAAACAGTTCGTGACGTAAAAGTCGGGGACACAATTGTTCACACGGATAAGAAAGATGTAACTCCATCACTTGCTGGTTACAAAGATGTTAAGCCGATGGTGTTCTGCGGGATCTTCCCGGTAGACTCTGAAGAGTATGAAGTCTTGAAAGAGGCGCTAGAAAAGCTTGCTCTGAACGATGCATCCTTTACTTATGAGCCAGAGGTTTCTCAAGCTCTTGGTTTCGGTTTCCGTTGCGGATTCCTGGGACTTCTTCACATGGATATCATTCAGACTCGACTTGAGCGTGAGTTCAATCTTGCTCTGATTTCTACTGCTCCTTCATGTTCGTATGAAGTGGTAACTCAGAATGGTGATAAGGTCATCGTTGATAACCCGGCCAAACTTCCTGATCCGAGTATCATTGATACAATCCTTGAGCCTACAGTGAAGCTTTCGATTCACCTTCCGAACGAGTTCGTAGGTAAGATCATTAAGCTTTGTGAAGACCGTCGTGGTCGTCAGCAGGCGATTAACTACATCACTGAAGATCGCGTACAGTTGATTTATATTCTTCCACTTTCAGAAATGATGTTCGATTTCTATGATCAGCTTAAGTCTTTATCAAAAGGCTACGCTTCAATGGACTACGAACTTCATGAGTACCAAGAATCAGACATGGTGAAGTTGGATGTACTTCTTAATGGTGACAAAGTTGATGCACTTTCAGTGATCACTCACCGAAGTACTTCACAACAGAAAGGTAAAGACCTGACTCATCGACTTCTGAAAGTTATTGATCGTCAGCAATTTGATATTGCAATTCAGGCGGCCATCGGGGCAAAAGTTGTTGCTCGTGAAACGGTGAAGGCCCTTCGTAAAAACGTACTTGCTAAATGTTACGGTGGTGACGTTTCTCGTAAGCGTAAGCTTCTAGAGAAACAGAAAGAAGGTAAGAAGCGTATGAAAATGGTCGGGAATGTCGAAATTCCTCAAGAAGCCTTCTTGGCAGTTCTGAAGACAGAAGAGTAG
- a CDS encoding cupin domain-containing protein, giving the protein MKIQKKSDRHYRQLKSTKTGEEYSRSNVISEALFSTDIFLSHEIISPNSRSSSPHFHTHTDELIYVLSGKLVAVEGDSEIVVEEGDSVMFERQSGKHHFLKNESNSDGHILLIRKKLGSPDVIFPESN; this is encoded by the coding sequence ATGAAAATCCAGAAAAAATCAGACCGTCACTATCGCCAGCTCAAGTCTACAAAGACCGGTGAAGAATATTCTCGGTCTAATGTGATCTCTGAAGCATTGTTTTCAACTGATATTTTTCTATCTCATGAAATTATCAGTCCAAATTCAAGATCATCTTCACCGCATTTTCATACTCATACTGATGAACTTATTTATGTTTTAAGTGGAAAATTGGTGGCAGTTGAGGGTGATTCAGAAATCGTGGTCGAAGAAGGTGATTCAGTCATGTTCGAGCGCCAGTCAGGAAAGCACCACTTTTTGAAAAATGAATCTAATTCTGATGGGCACATTTTGTTGATAAGAAAGAAGTTGGGTTCGCCTGACGTTATCTTTCCAGAATCGAACTAG
- a CDS encoding PAS domain-containing protein produces MKLSLKRRVAFSFIIANIVVLVMGFTVFFFLDSLNNQISNITVNSNKISLLTDEVRISAVSILKMQKKILTTKPTGEDLKRLENLCEGFQSQLQRLDSFYTEVEAKKIISKMQGYVDSLKTIVSKSSLFYRDGEGISTINELTDKILEAFSEFQDIQYFQNEQRDKQVKAIIGETRRNMLITLIITFLGTILLSLVVPGKIAMPFKKINDAVRELQDVNFDVSIYYDQDDEIGELARELNKMIVNMKKFEQLRTDRISVEHRKFDTLANMIKKNIMISNAKGELIYMNNPMYSTLEMQSDDVINKNITDTLIPDSIVETFELAIKRRSKIENAEITIPKRKKVIDPATGEYVFEDTEEAYQGYANVIPIRAKESNLDYYMMIISKEVFV; encoded by the coding sequence ATGAAATTGTCTCTTAAACGCCGTGTGGCCTTTAGTTTCATCATCGCCAACATTGTTGTGCTGGTGATGGGGTTTACGGTTTTTTTCTTCCTGGATTCACTCAATAACCAGATTTCAAATATCACGGTGAACTCCAACAAGATCTCGCTTCTTACAGATGAAGTGAGAATTTCTGCGGTTTCAATTCTTAAGATGCAGAAGAAGATTCTGACGACCAAGCCTACTGGCGAAGACTTAAAGCGCTTAGAAAACCTGTGTGAAGGCTTCCAGTCCCAGCTTCAGCGTTTGGATAGTTTTTATACTGAAGTAGAGGCCAAGAAGATCATTTCTAAGATGCAAGGCTACGTGGACTCACTTAAAACCATCGTAAGTAAATCATCATTGTTCTACCGCGATGGAGAAGGGATTTCGACGATTAACGAATTAACTGACAAAATCCTTGAGGCCTTCTCGGAATTCCAGGACATTCAGTATTTCCAGAATGAGCAACGAGATAAACAAGTTAAAGCAATCATCGGCGAAACTCGTCGTAATATGCTTATTACTCTCATCATTACGTTCCTTGGAACCATTCTTTTATCACTAGTTGTTCCGGGTAAAATTGCGATGCCGTTTAAGAAAATTAACGATGCGGTTCGTGAGCTTCAGGACGTGAATTTCGACGTATCTATTTACTATGATCAGGATGATGAGATTGGGGAGCTTGCCCGCGAATTGAACAAAATGATCGTGAATATGAAAAAGTTCGAGCAACTGCGTACGGACCGTATTTCGGTTGAGCACCGTAAGTTTGATACGCTGGCGAACATGATTAAGAAGAACATCATGATCTCAAATGCCAAGGGCGAACTTATCTATATGAATAACCCTATGTATTCGACCCTGGAAATGCAATCTGATGACGTTATCAATAAAAACATTACCGATACTCTGATTCCAGATTCAATTGTTGAGACTTTTGAACTTGCGATTAAACGTCGTTCGAAAATTGAAAACGCTGAAATTACAATTCCAAAACGTAAAAAGGTCATTGATCCAGCGACCGGCGAATATGTGTTTGAAGACACAGAAGAGGCCTACCAGGGTTACGCTAACGTAATTCCTATTCGTGCAAAAGAATCGAATCTGGATTACTACATGATGATTATTTCAAAAGAAGTTTTCGTTTAA
- a CDS encoding potassium channel family protein encodes MIVAVIGLGTFGAKTAVRLFEKGAEVLAIDSNPELVDRIKDKVSHAICIDVTQEKSLRAVNISDVDTAIVAIGDNIEMSIMSVAMLRKLGVGRVVARATTPLHEHVLREIGASEIIKVEEEMGEIVASKIAAPHVLQRYNFAAGYSIVELKLGKAFEGKTLVESQIRQNYSLNIVALQKRVPYISEEGKAAYRVVINDSPLPMDVIEADDIVVIVGSEKNLDRLFSDLEEV; translated from the coding sequence ATGATTGTTGCTGTAATCGGACTAGGAACATTCGGAGCAAAAACTGCGGTTCGTTTGTTTGAAAAAGGGGCGGAAGTTCTTGCGATTGATTCCAATCCGGAGCTGGTGGACCGAATTAAAGATAAGGTTTCTCACGCTATTTGTATCGACGTGACTCAAGAAAAATCGCTTCGAGCGGTTAATATCTCAGACGTAGATACGGCGATTGTGGCGATCGGTGACAACATTGAAATGAGTATCATGTCAGTTGCGATGCTGAGAAAGCTCGGGGTAGGACGAGTGGTTGCCCGTGCAACGACGCCACTTCATGAGCACGTTCTTCGCGAGATTGGTGCTTCTGAAATCATCAAAGTAGAGGAAGAAATGGGAGAGATCGTAGCGAGTAAGATCGCCGCTCCTCACGTTCTTCAACGTTATAACTTTGCCGCCGGCTACTCGATTGTAGAGTTAAAGCTTGGTAAGGCCTTTGAAGGGAAGACCCTTGTTGAGTCACAGATTCGTCAGAACTATTCACTAAACATCGTGGCCCTTCAAAAGCGTGTTCCTTATATCAGTGAAGAAGGTAAGGCCGCTTACCGAGTGGTGATTAACGATTCACCTCTACCAATGGATGTGATTGAGGCCGATGACATTGTGGTTATCGTGGGTAGTGAAAAGAACCTTGATCGCCTGTTCTCGGATTTAGAAGAAGTATAA
- a CDS encoding TrkH family potassium uptake protein yields the protein MNYFMGRIPLLLEIFVNGFFVLVYTLQKANRFPHFLAKIPMELILTHAIWVVPLVLFITLASNFLKSDGFEDFFRRYVFSLIIFVPLMITWGDIEFIYWLSAVHLFSTVISFYEKEETATKANFTGASSFLFRLKLAPAEVVLLSFGGWIFLGALILILPVSAAPGKSIAFIDALFMATSATCVTGLSSISLPDEFSIFGQMVMLILTQVGGLGIMTLSSSMAVIMGKNLQMREQVIMHDVLDTSSSEELLGLIVDIIRYTFVIEFIGAIILTMGFYQEGFEIGQALYFGFFHSIMAFCNAGYALFNNNFEDFKFEPLITMTVACLIILGGIGFSVMKDVGNAVKYKRSFKNLTVHTKIVLSVNTLLLAFGTIYLFFGEFLHAFQDMSMWERFQVSFFQSVTPRTAGFNTINLNALHPHSLYMLVLLMFIGASPGSTGGGVKTTTFAVLLQSVTATLKGKFDVEFFERRIPAATVVKSIAIFIISLIVVSVGVLVMMRLEPDKSFLALLFEVTSAFGTVGLSLGITPFLTVLGKITIILMMFVGRVGPLTLVLAVGSRAVLPNKVEYPEGKVLIG from the coding sequence ATGAATTATTTTATGGGAAGAATACCATTGTTGCTCGAAATTTTCGTCAATGGATTCTTTGTACTCGTTTATACCTTACAAAAGGCCAACCGGTTTCCGCATTTCCTTGCCAAGATTCCGATGGAGCTTATTCTTACCCACGCTATTTGGGTCGTTCCGTTAGTTCTCTTTATAACCCTTGCTTCAAACTTTTTAAAGAGTGATGGTTTTGAAGATTTCTTCCGTCGTTATGTTTTTTCTCTGATTATTTTCGTTCCCCTGATGATTACCTGGGGAGACATTGAATTTATTTATTGGTTATCCGCCGTGCACTTGTTTTCAACCGTTATTTCTTTCTATGAAAAAGAGGAAACGGCCACGAAGGCCAACTTTACCGGAGCTAGTAGTTTTCTCTTCCGTTTAAAGCTGGCACCAGCCGAGGTAGTCCTATTGTCTTTCGGAGGTTGGATTTTTCTTGGTGCTCTCATTCTGATTCTCCCAGTTTCAGCGGCCCCGGGTAAAAGCATTGCTTTTATCGATGCCCTCTTTATGGCCACCTCTGCCACTTGTGTGACCGGGCTTTCTTCAATCTCTTTGCCGGATGAATTCAGTATTTTTGGCCAAATGGTGATGTTGATTCTTACACAAGTTGGTGGTCTCGGTATCATGACCCTCTCAAGTTCCATGGCCGTGATCATGGGAAAAAACCTTCAGATGAGAGAGCAGGTGATCATGCATGACGTGCTTGATACATCAAGTTCCGAGGAACTGTTAGGACTGATTGTAGACATCATCCGTTATACGTTTGTGATCGAGTTTATTGGCGCCATAATATTAACCATGGGTTTCTATCAGGAAGGTTTTGAAATTGGGCAGGCCCTTTACTTCGGATTTTTTCACTCAATCATGGCGTTCTGTAATGCAGGATATGCCTTGTTTAATAACAACTTTGAAGATTTTAAATTTGAGCCACTGATTACGATGACTGTTGCCTGCCTGATCATTTTGGGTGGTATCGGTTTCTCAGTGATGAAGGATGTTGGTAACGCCGTAAAGTACAAACGCTCTTTCAAGAATCTCACGGTTCATACCAAAATCGTATTGTCTGTGAACACCTTGCTTTTAGCTTTCGGTACAATTTATCTCTTCTTTGGAGAGTTCCTGCATGCTTTCCAGGACATGTCTATGTGGGAAAGATTCCAGGTCTCGTTCTTCCAGTCAGTAACTCCAAGAACGGCGGGTTTTAACACCATTAATTTGAACGCCCTTCATCCGCACAGTCTTTATATGTTAGTGCTCTTGATGTTCATTGGTGCCTCACCTGGTTCAACCGGTGGTGGTGTGAAGACCACAACATTTGCGGTACTCTTGCAATCGGTAACGGCGACTCTTAAAGGTAAGTTTGATGTGGAGTTTTTTGAGAGAAGAATTCCCGCAGCCACGGTCGTGAAATCCATCGCCATCTTCATTATCTCACTTATTGTAGTGAGTGTCGGGGTGCTTGTGATGATGCGACTTGAGCCGGATAAGAGTTTCCTAGCACTGCTCTTTGAAGTTACAAGTGCCTTCGGTACGGTCGGTCTTTCTCTAGGAATTACGCCGTTTCTGACAGTGCTTGGAAAAATTACCATCATTCTCATGATGTTTGTTGGTCGAGTAGGACCTCTTACTCTCGTACTGGCAGTTGGATCTCGTGCTGTATTACCAAATAAAGTTGAATACCCTGAAGGGAAAGTACTAATAGGATAA
- a CDS encoding class I SAM-dependent RNA methyltransferase: MRQKRLVPFEITGMDSLGQGVSKLGDKVTFIAKTTVGDKGVAEILAERKGVAFAKVHELSTPSPRRIPPACIHFGTCPSCHYQHVSYEDELGFKKESFQKLFRKLALPEVQVIGATRRFEYRNRIQLHYSLKSKLIGMKDQANRVTAIPECLIGLPEVKSEIQRLYHQDQWLKEVPKGQPEGHVEIYWVQNQIKTSWNRPYADGGFTQVFEEMNQKLKTILHEEWTLNKSTHLLDLFAGNGNLSNGLNYSKRLCVDLYSQIPGTDFVNQNIYDDSALKRIQSELKKRELSIENLLLDPPRSGLKNLKEWIEVLKPKTIAYVSCDPHTLARDVMGLEDYSVCKAFLIDFFPSTFHFESFLILERKS; encoded by the coding sequence ATGCGACAAAAACGCCTCGTCCCTTTCGAAATTACTGGCATGGATAGCCTTGGACAGGGAGTCAGTAAACTCGGTGATAAGGTTACATTTATTGCTAAAACGACAGTCGGTGACAAGGGGGTCGCTGAAATTCTTGCCGAAAGAAAAGGCGTCGCCTTTGCTAAGGTTCATGAACTTTCAACACCGTCTCCCCGCAGAATTCCCCCGGCATGTATTCATTTTGGTACTTGTCCCTCTTGCCACTACCAACATGTGAGTTATGAGGACGAACTAGGATTTAAAAAAGAGAGTTTTCAAAAGCTTTTCAGAAAACTTGCCCTTCCTGAGGTTCAAGTCATTGGTGCAACACGAAGATTTGAATATAGAAACCGAATTCAGCTGCATTATAGTCTCAAATCTAAGCTAATTGGAATGAAGGATCAGGCAAACCGGGTTACGGCCATACCAGAGTGCCTCATCGGACTTCCTGAAGTTAAGTCAGAAATTCAACGCCTTTATCATCAAGATCAATGGTTAAAAGAGGTTCCCAAGGGACAACCGGAAGGTCATGTTGAAATTTATTGGGTTCAAAATCAGATTAAAACATCCTGGAACCGTCCCTATGCAGATGGCGGCTTCACTCAAGTGTTTGAAGAAATGAACCAAAAGCTTAAAACCATTCTGCATGAAGAATGGACCTTAAATAAGTCGACTCATTTACTCGACTTGTTTGCTGGTAATGGAAATCTCAGCAACGGTCTGAATTATTCTAAACGCTTATGTGTGGATCTCTACTCTCAAATTCCTGGAACGGACTTTGTTAACCAGAACATTTATGATGACTCGGCCCTGAAAAGGATTCAATCTGAGCTAAAAAAACGTGAACTCAGTATTGAGAACCTCCTGCTGGACCCTCCTCGCTCTGGTTTGAAGAACCTAAAAGAATGGATTGAAGTACTAAAACCTAAAACGATCGCTTATGTCAGCTGTGATCCTCATACTCTTGCCCGAGACGTGATGGGCCTGGAAGACTATTCCGTTTGTAAGGCCTTTTTGATCGATTTTTTTCCCTCAACCTTTCATTTCGAAAGTTTCTTAATTCTCGAGAGAAAAAGCTGA